The genome window ATCGTCCGATCTGGCTCAAGTTTGTCTGCGAGTGGGTGGACGTGCATTGCGATGGGAGGCACTAGACGAAGACATTTGGGTGGCGGATGCCGTGTGTCAGAAGTATCCCAAGCAATCAGTTCCAGCCGTTGCCGAGCCGCAAGCACCCTACGGGAAATAAGTCAGTCGATCGGTCAAGCCTCCCTTTTTCAGCTTTCAGCGTT of Lentimonas sp. CC4 contains these proteins:
- a CDS encoding DUF2442 domain-containing protein; the encoded protein is MDNSTQDFIGTAVSFKNGMVQLDLADGSAHAFPVQYYPRLCNAASSDLAQVCLRVGGRALRWEALDEDIWVADAVCQKYPKQSVPAVAEPQAPYGK